A genomic stretch from Nerophis ophidion isolate RoL-2023_Sa linkage group LG14, RoL_Noph_v1.0, whole genome shotgun sequence includes:
- the LOC133568365 gene encoding forkhead box protein Q1-like: protein MKLGVLCGKTDEMFKAPEGGTMSPLPTDEELGSDGDFTAHSPAASGKSKPYTRRPKPPFSYIALIAMAIRDSPTGRLTLAEINAYLMNKFPFFRGGYTGWRNSVRHNLSLNDCFHKVLRDPSRPWGKDNFWMLNPNSEYTFADGVFRRRRKRLNIRLSKQQQQREGAEDAPPGSDLASSPKKFTSSFTIDSILSKPFSKHDFPRVDRVVMMTHYFNSPAASLLHVQPTCNVDPGTAHAPMCGPFLQTV, encoded by the coding sequence ATGAAGCTTGGAGTTTTGTGCGGGAAAACGGATGAGATGTTCAAAGCTCCGGAGGGAGGGACGATGTCGCCTCTCCCCACCGATGAGGAGCTGGGCTCGGATGGAGACTTCACGGCGCACAGCCCTGCTGCGAGCGGGAAGTCCAAGCCGTACACCAGGAGACCCAAACCGCCCTTCTCCTACATCGCCCTCATCGCCATGGCCATCCGGGACTCCCCGACCGGACGCCTCACTTTAGCCGAAATCAACGCGTATCTCATGAACAAGTTCCCCTTCTTCCGGGGCGGCTACACCGGCTGGAGGAACTCGGTGCGCCACAACCTGTCCCTCAACGACTGCTTCCACAAGGTGCTGCGCGACCCTTCCCGGCCGTGGGGGAAGGACAATTTCTGGATGCTCAACCCCAACAGCGAGTACACGTTCGCGGACGGCGTGTTCCGGCGCCGGCGGAAGCGCCTCAACATCCGCTTGAGCAAGCAGCAGCAACAGCGGGAAGGCGCGGAGGACGCGCCGCCGGGCAGTGACCTCGCCAGCTCGCCTAAGAAGTTCACCAGCTCCTTCACGATAGACAGCATCCTCAGCAAGCCCTTCTCCAAACACGATTTCCCACGCGTGGATCGCGTTGTGATGATGACGCACTATTTCAATTCACCTGCTGCCTCTTTGCTGCACGTCCAGCCGACGTGTAACGTGGACCCCGGGACCGCGCATGCGCCGATGTGTGGTCCCTTTTTACAAACTGTGTGA